One window of Geothermobacter hydrogeniphilus genomic DNA carries:
- a CDS encoding hybrid sensor histidine kinase/response regulator: MKLSPRPGPAPEQRQSDRTILIVDDEEVLRDLCARVLDNYRTLQAADGREALETLGREPVDLVLTDVMMPGMNGLDLLREIKQQNPNRAVVMMTGYGDKEVILRSLKLNADDFISKPINLLQLRTTIGKALEKISLREELIELQKMDQLKSDFLGLISHKLKTPVTVISLFIQNLAREFENHPDAAFHRNLALIQEESSYLASLIQDLLQYSDKVLTPRPPHRTPIDLADLVPAILVDLREQSTRHGLEMVCDLPGDLPAVRVDREQISFCLRALLDNALKFTPDGGRVTLTATAGAKYIELSVTDNGPGIAPDQQQKIFEKFYQIDPDNTGQIRGFGLGLYYAREFLRAHGGRLEVRSRPGRGATFSLSLPLAPEKEDR; this comes from the coding sequence ATGAAATTATCGCCCCGTCCGGGGCCCGCCCCGGAACAACGGCAGTCCGATCGCACCATTCTCATCGTCGACGACGAAGAAGTGCTCCGCGATCTCTGCGCCAGGGTCCTGGACAACTACCGCACCCTGCAGGCCGCGGATGGCCGGGAAGCCCTGGAAACACTGGGCAGAGAACCGGTCGACCTGGTCCTGACCGATGTCATGATGCCGGGCATGAACGGCCTTGACCTGCTGCGGGAGATCAAGCAGCAGAATCCCAACCGGGCGGTGGTGATGATGACCGGCTACGGTGACAAGGAGGTCATTCTCCGGTCACTGAAGCTGAACGCCGATGATTTTATCAGTAAACCGATCAACCTGCTGCAGTTGCGCACCACCATCGGCAAGGCGCTGGAGAAAATAAGCCTGCGCGAGGAGCTGATCGAACTGCAGAAGATGGATCAGCTCAAGAGCGACTTTCTCGGCCTGATTTCGCACAAGCTGAAGACCCCGGTTACGGTTATCTCGCTGTTCATTCAGAACCTGGCGCGGGAATTCGAAAACCACCCGGATGCCGCGTTCCACCGCAACCTCGCACTGATCCAGGAAGAGTCGAGCTACCTGGCCAGCCTCATCCAGGATCTGCTGCAGTACAGCGACAAGGTTCTCACCCCCCGCCCGCCCCACCGCACCCCGATCGATCTTGCCGATCTCGTCCCCGCCATCCTGGTCGACCTGCGGGAGCAGTCCACCCGGCACGGACTGGAGATGGTCTGCGATCTGCCGGGCGATCTGCCCGCGGTCAGAGTCGACCGGGAGCAGATCAGTTTCTGCCTGCGGGCGCTGCTCGACAATGCCCTGAAATTCACCCCCGACGGCGGCAGGGTCACTTTGACGGCAACGGCCGGAGCGAAATACATCGAACTCAGCGTGACCGACAACGGGCCGGGCATCGCCCCGGATCAGCAGCAGAAAATCTTCGAAAAATTCTACCAGATCGATCCTGACAACACCGGGCAGATCCGCGGCTTCGGTCTCGGGCTTTATTACGCGCGGGAGTTTCTCCGCGCGCACGGTGGGCGACTCGAGGTGCGAAGCCGCCCCGGCCGTGGCGCCACATTCTCCCTGAGCCTGCCGCTCGCGCCCGAAAAAGAAGACCGTTGA
- the hslU gene encoding ATP-dependent protease ATPase subunit HslU: MTNFTPREIVSELDRYIIGQQKAKRSVAIALRNRWRRQQVAPELREEIAPKNIIMIGPTGVGKTEIARRLAKLAQAPFVKVEASKFTEVGYVGRDVESMVRDLLELAVVMVKEEEAEKVRVKAEDVAEERLLDLLLPGEAHRFDETAAAQPGSTREKLRKLLRDGKLDDRFVELETQESNIPTMEVFTPQGTEEMGFNIKEMFGNLFPKKTRRQRIKVSEAREILVQTEAEKLVDMDQVKQLARTRAEQSGIIFIDEIDKIAAREGMQGPEVSREGVQRDILPIVEGSTVNTKHGPIRTDHILFLAAGAFHVSKPSDLIPELQGRFPVRVELESLGEAEFVRILTEPRNALMRQYIALLEAEGLELTFEDEAIHEIARTAALVNERTENIGARRLHTIMERLLEEISFDAPEMAEKRLTIDADYVRDRLADIVEDEDLSRYIL; encoded by the coding sequence GTGACCAATTTCACCCCGCGCGAGATCGTCTCGGAACTGGATCGCTACATCATCGGCCAGCAGAAGGCCAAGCGCTCGGTTGCCATCGCCCTGCGCAACCGCTGGCGCCGGCAGCAGGTCGCTCCGGAACTGCGGGAGGAAATCGCGCCGAAGAATATCATCATGATCGGCCCCACCGGGGTCGGCAAGACCGAGATCGCCCGCCGGCTGGCCAAGCTGGCCCAGGCCCCCTTCGTCAAGGTCGAGGCGAGCAAATTCACCGAGGTCGGCTATGTCGGCCGCGATGTCGAAAGCATGGTCCGTGATCTGCTGGAACTGGCCGTCGTCATGGTCAAGGAGGAGGAGGCCGAAAAGGTCCGGGTCAAGGCGGAGGATGTCGCCGAAGAACGGTTGCTGGACCTGCTGCTGCCCGGTGAGGCGCATCGTTTCGACGAAACCGCCGCCGCCCAACCGGGCTCAACCCGGGAAAAACTGCGCAAGCTGCTGCGCGACGGCAAGCTTGACGACCGCTTCGTGGAACTGGAAACCCAGGAGAGCAACATACCGACCATGGAAGTCTTCACCCCGCAGGGCACCGAGGAGATGGGTTTCAACATCAAGGAGATGTTCGGCAACCTGTTCCCGAAGAAGACCCGGCGCCAGCGCATCAAGGTCAGCGAAGCCCGCGAAATCCTGGTGCAGACCGAGGCCGAAAAGCTGGTCGACATGGACCAGGTCAAGCAGCTCGCCCGCACCCGCGCCGAGCAGAGCGGCATCATCTTCATCGACGAGATCGACAAGATCGCCGCCCGCGAGGGGATGCAGGGGCCGGAGGTCTCGCGCGAGGGAGTCCAGCGGGATATCCTGCCGATCGTGGAGGGCAGCACCGTCAACACCAAGCACGGGCCGATCCGGACTGACCATATTCTCTTCCTGGCCGCCGGCGCCTTCCATGTCAGCAAGCCGTCCGACCTGATCCCGGAGCTGCAGGGGCGGTTCCCGGTCCGGGTCGAGCTGGAGAGTCTCGGGGAGGCGGAATTCGTCCGCATCCTCACAGAACCGCGCAACGCCCTGATGCGCCAGTACATTGCCCTGCTGGAAGCCGAGGGGCTGGAGCTGACCTTCGAGGATGAAGCGATTCACGAGATCGCCCGCACCGCGGCACTGGTCAACGAGCGCACCGAGAATATCGGCGCCCGACGGCTGCACACGATCATGGAACGGCTGCTCGAAGAGATCTCCTTCGACGCTCCGGAGATGGCCGAGAAACGCCTGACCATTGACGCCGACTACGTGCGTGACAGGTTGGCCGACATCGTCGAGGACGAGGATCTGTCGAGGTATATACTGTAA
- the argF gene encoding ornithine carbamoyltransferase, whose translation MKKDFLCLSDWSKADLDQLFALTGDLKARQKRGEPHRLLEGKTLAMIFEKNSTRTRVSFEVGMHQLGGHALFLHSGTTQMGRGEPVRDTGRVMARYCDGIMIRTYSQQAVEELAKWSDAPVINGLTDLYHPCQLMADIFTVIEHKGGYRGLTFAWIGDGNNMANSWINAAAVLGFRLRIATPEGYRPDSDVVARAEQLGADLSFTSDPLEAADGADVLSTDVWASMGQEEEAEKRRRAFAGFQLDRRVLDAAAKDAIVLHCLPAHRGEEISDEVIESPQSVVFDEAENRLHAQKAIMATLMG comes from the coding sequence ATGAAGAAAGACTTTCTCTGCCTCAGCGACTGGAGCAAGGCGGACCTCGACCAGCTGTTCGCCCTCACCGGCGATCTCAAGGCCCGGCAGAAACGCGGTGAACCGCACCGGCTGCTGGAAGGCAAAACCCTGGCGATGATCTTTGAAAAGAATTCGACCCGTACCCGGGTCTCTTTCGAGGTCGGCATGCACCAGCTCGGTGGTCACGCCCTGTTCCTGCATTCGGGAACCACCCAGATGGGACGCGGCGAACCGGTCAGGGATACCGGCCGGGTGATGGCCCGCTACTGCGACGGCATCATGATCCGCACCTACTCTCAGCAGGCGGTCGAAGAGCTGGCGAAATGGTCGGACGCCCCGGTCATCAACGGCCTGACCGATCTCTACCACCCCTGCCAGCTGATGGCCGATATTTTCACCGTCATCGAACACAAGGGCGGCTACCGGGGATTGACCTTCGCCTGGATCGGCGACGGCAACAATATGGCCAACAGCTGGATCAACGCCGCCGCGGTCCTCGGCTTCAGGCTGCGGATCGCCACCCCGGAAGGCTACCGCCCCGACAGCGACGTGGTCGCCCGCGCCGAACAGCTCGGCGCCGACCTCAGCTTTACCAGCGATCCGCTGGAAGCGGCGGATGGCGCCGATGTCCTGTCGACCGACGTCTGGGCCAGCATGGGGCAGGAAGAGGAGGCGGAAAAGCGCCGCCGCGCCTTTGCCGGATTCCAGCTCGACCGACGGGTCCTCGACGCGGCGGCGAAGGACGCGATTGTGCTGCACTGCCTGCCGGCCCATCGCGGCGAAGAGATCAGCGACGAGGTGATCGAGTCACCGCAATCGGTGGTCTTCGACGAAGCAGAAAACCGTCTCCACGCCCAGAAGGCGATTATGGCAACCCTGATGGGATAA
- a CDS encoding regulatory protein RecX, with product MALRMLTRRDHSRAELQRKLLRRGFDTAAVAEVLERCRQLGYLDDRRYAEQLARSLAGSGRAVGRRLELELKKRGIESSLVEQACAAVDARTDRGNLISDLAARRYPGFDYARADDARRRRVVNFFLRRGFPLGEILAALNSER from the coding sequence GTGGCCCTGCGAATGCTCACCCGCCGGGACCACAGCCGCGCCGAGTTGCAGCGCAAATTGTTGCGGCGCGGTTTTGACACCGCGGCCGTTGCGGAGGTCCTGGAACGCTGCCGGCAGCTCGGCTACCTGGATGATCGCCGCTATGCCGAACAGCTCGCCCGCAGCCTCGCCGGCAGCGGCCGGGCGGTCGGCCGGCGCCTGGAACTTGAACTGAAAAAACGCGGGATTGAAAGCAGCCTGGTGGAACAGGCCTGCGCCGCTGTCGACGCCCGGACCGACCGCGGAAACCTGATCAGCGACCTGGCCGCGCGACGCTATCCAGGATTTGACTATGCCCGGGCGGATGACGCCCGGCGTCGCCGGGTGGTCAATTTTTTTCTGCGCCGCGGATTTCCCCTCGGGGAGATTCTCGCCGCGCTCAACAGTGAACGATAA
- a CDS encoding RDD family protein — translation MTITCPHCRYSRDIDPLTVPANVVRVLCPECGKRFPWPPKEPAEPRPEVEPRVRPSLPVTRTLPRTAGFGLRLVAQLIDGLAYGLLTLIIAIGLYLIIAFFGGSNERVLGMMSGLALFTIIAVSWLFSVFFIGYCGQTPGKMVTRIKVVRSSGGEIGFGAAIFRELVGKFISTMLFGCGYLMVLFDEQHRGLHDKIADTKVVKL, via the coding sequence ATGACCATCACCTGCCCTCATTGCCGCTATTCGCGCGACATCGATCCGCTGACGGTTCCGGCCAACGTCGTCCGGGTACTCTGCCCCGAATGCGGCAAGCGGTTTCCCTGGCCGCCGAAGGAACCGGCCGAACCCCGGCCCGAGGTCGAACCGCGCGTCAGGCCGTCTCTGCCCGTGACCCGGACGTTGCCGCGGACCGCCGGTTTCGGCCTGCGTCTGGTGGCGCAGTTGATCGACGGATTGGCCTACGGGCTGCTGACCCTCATCATCGCGATCGGGCTCTACCTGATCATCGCCTTTTTCGGCGGCAGCAACGAACGTGTTCTCGGCATGATGAGCGGGCTGGCCCTGTTCACCATCATTGCCGTCAGCTGGCTGTTCAGCGTCTTCTTCATCGGCTACTGCGGCCAGACGCCGGGCAAGATGGTCACCCGCATCAAGGTGGTCCGCAGCAGCGGCGGAGAGATCGGCTTCGGCGCCGCTATCTTCCGCGAACTGGTGGGCAAGTTCATTTCGACCATGCTCTTCGGCTGCGGCTACCTGATGGTGCTGTTCGACGAGCAGCATCGGGGACTGCACGACAAAATTGCCGATACCAAGGTTGTCAAGCTGTGA
- the argB gene encoding acetylglutamate kinase, producing MQKLIEKANVLTEALPWIKRFYGKTIVIKYGGNAMVEERLKESFARDIILMRYIGLNPVVVHGGGPQIGQVLEAMGIETRFVQGMRVTDAATMGVVEMVLGGKVNKEIVANLNRHGGRAVGLTGKDGGLITARKLEMKQINPDTLTPEIIDIGMVGEVEQINPEIIEALEQNNFIPVIAPVGIGADGRSYNINADLVAGRIAGALRAEKLILLTDVDGIRGKDGKLISTIDHCRVAELIADGTLTGGMIPKANCCVEAVRAGVGKTHIIDGRMEHACLLEIFTDKGIGTAIADFENPRA from the coding sequence ATGCAGAAACTGATTGAGAAGGCCAATGTCCTGACCGAGGCGCTGCCGTGGATCAAACGCTTCTACGGCAAGACCATCGTCATCAAGTACGGCGGCAACGCCATGGTCGAGGAACGGCTCAAGGAAAGCTTCGCCCGCGACATCATTCTGATGAGATACATCGGTCTCAACCCGGTGGTGGTACATGGTGGCGGTCCGCAGATCGGCCAGGTCCTCGAAGCGATGGGAATCGAAACCCGCTTTGTGCAGGGGATGCGGGTCACCGACGCGGCGACCATGGGAGTGGTCGAGATGGTCCTTGGCGGCAAGGTCAACAAGGAGATCGTCGCCAACCTCAACCGCCACGGCGGTCGGGCGGTCGGTCTGACCGGCAAGGACGGCGGACTGATCACCGCCCGCAAGCTGGAAATGAAACAGATCAATCCAGACACCCTGACCCCGGAAATCATCGATATCGGCATGGTCGGCGAAGTCGAACAGATCAATCCCGAGATCATCGAGGCGCTGGAACAGAACAACTTCATTCCGGTCATCGCCCCGGTCGGCATCGGTGCCGACGGCCGTTCCTACAATATCAACGCCGACCTGGTCGCCGGGCGTATCGCCGGGGCGCTGCGGGCGGAAAAACTGATCCTGCTGACCGATGTCGATGGAATCCGCGGCAAGGACGGCAAGCTGATCTCGACCATCGACCACTGCCGGGTGGCGGAACTGATCGCCGACGGCACCCTGACCGGCGGCATGATCCCGAAGGCCAACTGCTGCGTCGAGGCGGTCAGGGCCGGGGTCGGCAAGACCCATATCATCGACGGGCGGATGGAACACGCCTGTCTGCTGGAAATTTTCACCGACAAGGGAATCGGCACCGCGATTGCCGATTTTGAAAACCCCCGGGCGTAA
- the alaS gene encoding alanine--tRNA ligase yields the protein MTGSQIRQKFLDYFAARGHTIVSSSSLVPHNDPTLLFTNAGMNQFKDCFLGAEKRSYVRAVSSQKCVRAGGKHNDLENVGRTARHHTFFEMLGNFSFGDYFKPEAIAFAWEFLTGELQLDTDRLYVTVYTDDDEAADIWHKQEGVPKERIFRFGEKDNFWSMGDTGPCGPCSEIFWDNGPGTGCGSPDCAVGCDCDRYMEIWNNVFMQFDRQPDGTLVPLPKPAVDTGMGLERITTVMQGVTSNYDTDLLRDVIRNIEQLSGKRYGDREDDDVSMRVLADHSRATAYLIADGVLPSNEGRGYVLRRIMRRAMRHAKMLGFEDPILYRTAVFVLEFMAEAYPEEAERRDFVARVVQNEEHRFIQTLGNGLRILQDEVAKLKADGRSRIPGETVFKLYDTYGFPVDLTADIVEKDGFSLDEEGFESCMEQQRAKAREHWKGSGEEAISAVYKQLVDAGIRSRFSGYQTLEDQGDVLALVRGGERIDEAACGETVDVITAVTPCYGESGGQVGDTGEICTANATLRILDTRKPLPDLHVHLCEVVTGAIRTGDRATLRVDAERRRQIVINHTATHLLQAAMQRILGDHVKQAGSLVEPERLRFDFTHFSPLSDDELRRIEIEVNRQIRANAAVQAEEMSADAAREAGAMALFGEKYGDVVRVISIDDYSKELCGGTHAEAAGDIGLFRIISEGGIAAGVRRIEAVTGQCALERVQQQQQVLNGAAGLIKADPEQLPQRLEKLLEQQKELEREVSRLRSELQAGQAGDLLAKTVEVAGIKVLATPVESMNGKQLREMADKLRDKLGSGVLALGCEFNGKANLLVAVSKDLTDRLHAGQLIGKLAAGIGGRGGGRPDLAQAGGSEPAKLAATLEQTTTLIKEQLGG from the coding sequence TTGACCGGAAGCCAGATCCGCCAGAAATTTCTCGACTACTTTGCCGCCAGGGGACACACCATCGTCTCCTCCTCCTCCCTGGTGCCGCACAACGATCCGACCCTGCTGTTCACCAACGCCGGCATGAACCAGTTCAAGGACTGCTTTCTCGGCGCCGAAAAACGCAGCTATGTCCGTGCCGTGTCCTCGCAGAAATGTGTCCGCGCCGGCGGCAAGCACAACGACCTCGAGAACGTCGGCCGCACCGCCCGCCACCACACCTTCTTCGAAATGCTCGGCAACTTCTCCTTCGGTGATTATTTCAAACCGGAAGCCATCGCCTTCGCCTGGGAGTTCCTCACCGGAGAGCTGCAGCTCGACACTGACCGCCTCTATGTCACCGTCTACACCGACGATGACGAGGCGGCCGACATCTGGCACAAGCAGGAGGGGGTTCCGAAAGAACGGATCTTCCGCTTCGGTGAAAAGGACAATTTCTGGTCGATGGGCGACACCGGTCCCTGCGGCCCCTGTTCGGAAATCTTCTGGGACAACGGCCCCGGCACCGGCTGCGGCAGTCCCGACTGCGCCGTCGGCTGCGACTGCGACCGCTACATGGAGATCTGGAACAACGTCTTCATGCAGTTCGACCGTCAACCGGATGGCACCCTGGTGCCGTTGCCGAAACCGGCCGTCGATACCGGCATGGGACTGGAACGGATCACCACCGTGATGCAGGGAGTCACCTCCAATTACGACACCGACCTGCTGCGGGACGTGATCCGCAATATCGAGCAGCTCTCCGGCAAGCGTTACGGCGACCGGGAAGACGATGATGTCTCGATGCGGGTCCTGGCCGACCACAGCCGCGCCACCGCCTACCTGATCGCCGACGGCGTGCTCCCCTCCAACGAGGGCCGCGGCTACGTGCTGCGGCGGATCATGCGGCGCGCCATGCGTCATGCCAAGATGCTCGGCTTCGAAGACCCGATCCTCTACCGGACCGCCGTATTCGTACTTGAGTTCATGGCCGAGGCCTACCCCGAGGAAGCCGAACGCCGGGATTTCGTCGCCAGGGTGGTGCAGAACGAGGAACATCGTTTCATCCAGACCCTCGGCAACGGCCTGCGGATTCTGCAGGACGAAGTGGCCAAGCTCAAAGCCGACGGCCGGTCCCGCATCCCCGGCGAGACGGTTTTCAAACTCTACGACACCTATGGCTTTCCGGTCGACCTGACCGCCGACATCGTCGAAAAGGACGGTTTCAGCCTGGATGAGGAAGGCTTCGAAAGCTGCATGGAGCAGCAACGCGCCAAGGCCCGCGAGCACTGGAAGGGATCCGGAGAGGAAGCGATTTCGGCGGTTTACAAGCAATTGGTCGACGCCGGCATCCGCAGCCGTTTCAGCGGCTACCAGACCCTTGAAGACCAGGGAGACGTGCTGGCCCTGGTCCGCGGCGGCGAACGGATCGACGAAGCGGCCTGCGGCGAAACCGTCGACGTCATCACCGCCGTCACCCCCTGCTATGGGGAATCGGGCGGCCAGGTCGGCGACACCGGCGAGATCTGCACGGCCAACGCGACGCTGCGCATTCTCGACACCAGGAAACCGCTGCCGGATCTTCACGTCCACCTCTGCGAAGTGGTCACCGGGGCCATCCGGACCGGTGATCGGGCCACCCTGCGGGTTGACGCCGAACGCCGCCGGCAGATTGTCATCAACCATACCGCCACCCACCTGCTGCAGGCGGCCATGCAGCGCATCCTCGGCGACCATGTCAAGCAGGCCGGCTCGCTGGTCGAACCGGAGCGGCTGCGTTTCGACTTCACCCATTTCTCCCCTCTCAGCGACGACGAACTGCGCCGCATCGAAATCGAGGTCAATCGCCAGATCCGCGCCAATGCCGCAGTCCAGGCCGAGGAGATGTCCGCTGATGCCGCCAGGGAAGCCGGCGCCATGGCCCTGTTCGGTGAAAAATACGGGGATGTGGTGCGGGTCATCAGCATTGATGATTACAGTAAAGAACTGTGCGGCGGCACCCATGCCGAGGCGGCCGGCGACATCGGCCTGTTCCGCATCATTTCCGAAGGCGGCATCGCCGCCGGCGTCCGCCGCATCGAGGCGGTCACCGGCCAGTGCGCCCTGGAACGGGTACAACAGCAGCAACAGGTTCTCAACGGCGCGGCCGGCCTGATCAAAGCCGACCCGGAGCAGTTGCCGCAGCGGCTGGAAAAACTGCTCGAACAGCAGAAGGAACTGGAACGGGAAGTCAGCAGACTGCGCTCTGAACTGCAGGCCGGCCAGGCCGGAGATCTGCTGGCCAAAACGGTTGAGGTCGCCGGCATCAAGGTGCTGGCCACGCCGGTGGAAAGCATGAACGGCAAACAGCTGCGCGAGATGGCCGACAAGCTGCGCGACAAACTCGGCAGCGGCGTGCTGGCCCTCGGCTGTGAATTCAACGGCAAGGCCAACCTGCTGGTCGCCGTCAGCAAAGACCTGACTGACCGGCTGCATGCCGGACAACTGATCGGCAAACTGGCCGCCGGCATCGGCGGCCGGGGCGGCGGTCGCCCCGACCTGGCCCAGGCCGGCGGCAGCGAGCCGGCCAAGCTGGCCGCTACTCTTGAACAGACCACGACACTGATCAAGGAGCAACTGGGCGGCTGA
- a CDS encoding acetylornithine transaminase, with amino-acid sequence MTTSANWISRGEHVITRTYGRYPLVPVRGAGCRLWDVDGREYLDFLAGVAVNNLGHCHPQVVTALQQQASTLLHCSNFYHIPQQIELAELLTANSFADRAFFCNSGAEANEAAIKLARKYSLDKRGPDRSGIITALESFHGRTIGAISATGQDKVRTGFAPTVPGFSYVPFGEIDALEAAITPETCAVLLEPVQGEGGVNLPPAGYLKQVRQLCDRHQLLLIFDEVQVGCGRTGHLFAYQHDAVEPDIMTLAKALGGGSPIGTMLSTEEVATSFGPGTHGSTFGGNPLVAAAGIATMKVLLEGHVLDNCIAVGAYLRFRLEQLKKDFSFIREVRGRGLMLGVELDIEGADIVVRAMQKGLLINCTVGKVLRLVPPLIVSRSEVDQAIDILEDIFREMPGATR; translated from the coding sequence ATGACCACATCAGCCAACTGGATATCACGGGGAGAGCACGTCATCACCCGCACCTACGGCCGCTACCCACTGGTCCCGGTACGCGGCGCCGGCTGCCGGCTGTGGGATGTCGACGGCAGGGAATATCTCGACTTTCTGGCCGGGGTCGCGGTCAACAATCTCGGTCACTGTCACCCGCAGGTGGTCACGGCCCTGCAGCAGCAGGCGTCGACCCTGCTGCACTGCTCCAACTTCTACCACATCCCCCAGCAGATCGAACTGGCCGAACTGCTGACCGCCAACAGTTTCGCCGACCGGGCTTTTTTCTGCAATTCGGGGGCCGAGGCCAACGAGGCGGCGATCAAGCTGGCGCGCAAATACAGTCTGGACAAGCGCGGCCCCGACCGTTCCGGCATCATCACCGCCCTCGAATCCTTTCATGGCCGGACCATCGGTGCCATCAGCGCCACCGGGCAGGACAAGGTTCGGACCGGTTTCGCTCCGACGGTCCCCGGCTTCAGCTACGTCCCCTTCGGCGAGATCGACGCCCTCGAAGCGGCGATCACCCCCGAAACCTGCGCCGTGTTACTTGAACCGGTTCAGGGCGAAGGGGGCGTCAACCTGCCCCCCGCCGGTTACCTGAAGCAGGTACGGCAGCTCTGCGACAGGCACCAGCTGCTGCTGATTTTCGACGAGGTCCAGGTCGGCTGCGGCCGTACCGGTCACCTCTTCGCATACCAGCACGACGCCGTCGAACCGGACATCATGACCCTCGCCAAGGCCCTCGGCGGCGGTTCGCCGATCGGCACGATGCTGTCCACGGAGGAGGTCGCCACCAGTTTCGGCCCCGGCACCCACGGTTCAACCTTCGGCGGCAACCCGCTGGTCGCCGCCGCCGGCATCGCCACCATGAAGGTGCTGCTCGAAGGGCATGTGCTGGACAACTGTATCGCCGTCGGCGCCTACCTTCGGTTCCGCCTGGAACAGCTGAAAAAGGACTTCTCCTTTATCCGCGAGGTTCGCGGCCGCGGCCTTATGCTGGGCGTCGAACTCGATATCGAGGGCGCCGACATCGTCGTCCGGGCGATGCAGAAGGGCCTGCTGATCAACTGCACGGTCGGCAAGGTGCTGCGCCTGGTGCCTCCGCTGATCGTCAGCCGCAGTGAAGTCGATCAGGCGATCGACATTCTTGAAGATATTTTCCGAGAGATGCCAGGAGCAACCCGATGA
- the hslV gene encoding ATP-dependent protease subunit HslV produces the protein MFRGTTIICVRKGKDVALAGDGQVTLGNTVMKHTARKIRRLHDNQVLAGFAGSTADAFTLFEKFDAKLKEFRGNLTRAAVEMAKDWRTDRVLRRLEALLIVADSETTLVLSGAGDVIEPDDGIAAVGSGGSFALAAARALTAHSDLDARAIVEQSLRIAAGICIYTNEQITVEALP, from the coding sequence ATGTTCCGCGGCACCACTATCATCTGCGTGCGCAAAGGCAAAGATGTCGCCCTGGCCGGCGACGGCCAGGTCACTCTCGGCAACACCGTCATGAAGCATACCGCGCGCAAAATCCGCCGACTGCATGACAACCAGGTCCTGGCCGGATTCGCCGGCAGCACCGCCGACGCCTTCACCCTGTTTGAAAAATTCGACGCGAAACTGAAGGAATTCCGCGGCAACCTGACCCGCGCCGCGGTGGAGATGGCCAAGGACTGGCGCACCGACCGGGTGCTGCGCCGTCTCGAAGCACTGCTGATTGTCGCTGACAGCGAAACCACCCTGGTTCTCTCCGGCGCCGGTGATGTCATCGAGCCGGATGACGGCATTGCCGCCGTCGGTTCCGGCGGCAGCTTCGCCCTGGCCGCCGCCCGCGCCCTGACCGCCCATTCCGATCTCGACGCCCGCGCCATTGTCGAACAGTCACTGCGGATCGCCGCCGGCATCTGCATCTACACCAATGAGCAAATCACCGTGGAGGCGCTGCCGTGA